A single window of Oreochromis aureus strain Israel breed Guangdong linkage group 7, ZZ_aureus, whole genome shotgun sequence DNA harbors:
- the fbp1b gene encoding fructose-1,6-bisphosphatase 1b, producing MSDKGAFDTNVQTLTRFVLEEGRKAQGTGELTNLLNSICTAVKAISTAVRKAGIANLYGIAGSTNVTGDQVKKLDVLSNDLVINMIKSSFTSCVLVSEEDEKAIIVEPDNSGKYIVCFDPLDGSSNIDCLVSIGTIFAIYKKTTDGEPSEQDALQPGRNIVAAGYALYGSATMMVLSTGQGVNCFMLDPAIGEFILVDQNVKIKKKGKIYSLNEGYAQQFYPDVTEYLQKKKFPEDGSAPYGSRYIGSMVADVHRTLVYGGIFLYPANVKSPKGKLRLLYECNPMAFIMEQAGGMATTGAMNVLDIKPTSIHQRVPVVLGSPDDVQEYIAIYKKHNK from the exons ATGTCTGACAAAGGAGCTTTTGATACCAATGTGCAGACCCTCACCAGGTTTGTTCTGGAGGAAGGCAGAAAGGCCCAAGGAACAGGGGAACTGACAAACCTGCTCAACTCCATCTGCACAGCTGTCAAAGCCATTTCCACTGCTGTCAGAAAGGCTGGGATTGCTAACCT ATATGGCATTGCTGGGAGCACCAACGTGACAGGGGACCAGGTAAAGAAGCTGGATGTCTTGTCCAATGACTTAGTCATCAACATGATCAAGTCTTCCTTCACCTCCTGTGTGCTGGTCTCAGAAGAAGATGAGAAGGCCATCATTGTGGAACCGGACAATAGC GGAAAATACATCGTTTGCTTTGATCCGCTTGATGGCTCCTCCAACATCGACTGTCTTGTCTCCATAGGAACAATATTCGCCATCTACAAAAAG ACCACAGATGGGGAGCCATCTGAGCAGGATGCTCTGCAGCCAGGAAGAAACATTGTAGCAGCTGGTTATGCCCTGTACGGCAGTGCCACCATGATGGTCTTGTCCACTGGTCAGGGAGTCAACTGCTTCATGCTCGACCCT GCAATTGGTGAGTTCATCTTGGTGGACCAAAATGTGAAgataaagaaaaagggaaaaatctACAGTCTGAATGAAGGATATGCACAGCAGTTTTATCCAGATGTGACAGAGTACCTACAAAAGAAGAAATTCCCAGAG GATGGCTCTGCTCCATATGGCAGTCGATATATTGGATCAATGGTGGCAGATGTTCATCGTACTTTGGTGTACGGAGGAATCTTTTTATATCCCGCTAATGTCAAGAGCCCCAAGGGCAAG cTGAGGCTGCTTTATGAATGCAACCCCATGGCCTTCATCATGGAGCAGGCAGGAGGCATGGCCACTACTGGAGCTATGAACGTTTTAGACATCAAGCCCACGAGTATCCACCAGAGAGTCCCCGTGGTCCTGGGATCCCCTGATGATGTACAGGAATACATTGCCATCTACAAAAAGCACAACAAATGA